The window GTTAAAATTGGTCAGCCCGGCAAACAGATTTTCCACCAGGGTCAGACCATTGTCATCGGCCGTCTTTTGCGGATCAAGACCAGGATACGCCCCGCGCATACCCACGTCCAACACCACCGGCAGCCGCCGAGTAATAACCACCGGCGTCGGCGTAGCCGTCTGCCGTACCACTTTGGTGACCACTTCCTCAAACCCTTCGATGGTCACAACCTCGGTCACAACAACGTCCACAACCGGCGTGTTGTCACACGCGGCCAACCACAACGACAACCAAACGAGCATAAAGAGAGAACGGCCGTATCGCCTCCACCACTGCTTGTTAGTCAACTTTCTCATCACTGCGCCATGCTACCCCATGCCCACACCGCGGGCAACTATTTTCACCTTACGCCTACACTATCTTACCAATAGTGGGCTATGATTTGCCATGTCAACAACCGAGTAGTAAACTAGGACCAATAATCTCTTAGTGCGGCTTGGTTAAGGAAAGGCTCAGCATGTACGAACGCGTACTGGTCATTGATGACTCCGAAGAGATTCGGGAATTTTTGAGCGAATACATTCTCAAACCCAAAGGGTTTGAAGTTCTCCTGGCTTCTAACGGGTTGATGGGGCTGGAGATGGCGATTGCCAAAGAGCCGAATTTGATGATCGTGGATCAGCAAATGCCGCGTCTCACTGGGTTGGAGGTTCTGGAAAAGCTCAAAGAACGGGGGATTGAAATTCCGGCCATCCTGGCAACGGCGCATGGTTCTGAGGAAACGGCCGTTGCCGCCTTCCGCCTGGGCATCCGCGATTACGTCATCAAACCATTCGACGCTGATGAAATCAGCGAATCTGTGGACAAAGCCCTGCGTGAAAGCCGTCTGGCCCGCGAACGGGACCAACTGGTGCAGCAGTTGATGGAGAGCAATTCCCAGCTACAGCGCCGCGCCCAGGAACTGAACGTCCTATACGGCGTTGGCAAATCCGTCGCCTCGTCGCTGGATTTGGAGGAAGTGCTGCATCGCGTGGTCGAAGCGGCCGTTTACGTCGTCGGCGCCGAAGAAGGCTCGCTGATGCTGCTAGACGAAGACCAGGGCGAGTTGTACATTCGCGCCTCCAAAAACCTGGACTCCAAAGCCCAATCCATGCGCAAGCGTGTTTCCGACAGCCTGGCCGGGAAAGTGCTGCAAACAAAACGAGCCATCGCCATCGGCAATGACTCGCAGTGGAAGCGCACCCACACCGCTTTGTTGGTCAAATCGTTGATCTATGTGCCCCTAATTTTGCAAAACCGACCCATTGGCGTCCTGGGCGTTACCAACCGCCTGAAAGAGACGTCGTTCGACAGCAACGACACCCGCGCCCTCTCTGCTTTGGGTGGCTACGCCACTATCGCCATCAACAACGCCAACATCTACAGCGAAATCGAACGAGAAAAGAACACCCTCAGCGCTGTGATGGATTTGTCCGACAACCCCATTATCGTCATAGACTCCAAAAATCGCCTGCTGCTGAGCAATTCCGCCGCCCGCAAACATCTCGGGTTTGCAGCCGGCGAAAATCCCATCGGGCAAATGATTGACGATGTTGTGCAGGGGGAAATCTTAGATTTTATCCATCAGTCACAGGGAACAGGCACGACACTGGAAAAGCACCTTGTCGCCAACAGCGGGCAGCGTTTTAAAGCGGAGATAACCCTTATCGAAGGGGGCAACCGTTCCATCCTGCTGGAGCCGTTGGCTTAGGGTTCATATGTTTTTAACCTGGTGAGATTGGACCAATCTCCAAGATTGGTCCAATCTGGAAACTCCAAAGTTAATTGCAAACGAACCCTTAGGGCCTGCATAAAATCCAACTTACCGCTCAGACCTGACAGATTCTCGGAAATGTGCCAGGTCTTTTACGTAAAAGACCCCGTCGCTGCGGCAGCGACAGGGTCTTGAATGTTCGGGCAAGAATCGGCTTTCAGCCTCAAGATTTCATTCCCAGCCAAAAATGGTGCAATAAAACAGTTCGTGTTGGTTGAACCTCTATTAGCCCAACCTTTTTTTCCTCACTCAACGATTGGGCATTGACCAAACACAGGTCTGGGGAACGGCCGTACTTCTCCAAATAATACGCCGCCGCCCGACTCACTTTCTCATCAAATGACCGCTGACGGTCGTTGTCCAGCCACAGCATTCCCACATCCATGCTTAAACTTCTCCGGCGGCGCTTCCGGGCCACAAACGGCCGTCGGCGTCAAAAATCAATACATTCTGGCGGTCAATGGGCGCAGCTGCCAGCGGAATCTCATCCAAATGGGGCCGGACGACGTAAGTATGGGCCATCAGGGTGGGCGTCGGTGGCCGCCGCAGTCGGGATAGGCTCAGGTGCAAATCATAATCACCAATGCTGGCCGCCTGAAAACTAACCTGCCGGCCGCCGGTGATGGCAACAAAATCACCACGCCCAAACAAAGTCTCCGCACCGCTGTTTTCGCTGCCAGCCGCATCGCGCGCCGCCCGTTTATCCGGGACCTGCCCCACGACCCGCGCCGCCAGATTGGCCCGCAAATTGGCGTCGAACACGGCTGCCCCCGGTTCGGTCGTGCTGAGGACCAGGTGGATGCCCACTTTATCGCCGCGCTGCACCAGGTGGGTGATAGCATCCACCACCGGCGCACCACCACCGGCCATAAACGCGGCCGCTTGCTCAATGAAGACAATCAGATGGGGTACGGCCGTCTGGTTTTCCTCGCGGTAGGCCATTTCGTTAACCAGGAAGTGCAGCGTTTCGACGGCCGTATTCAGGTCATAAATCACCGAGGTGAGCATGTGGGGCAAATAGTTCAACGACTCCAACTCCGCATACGCCGGGGGTCTATCATCCATTTGCGGCGATAAGATGAGCAGTTGTACCTGTGATTGACGATTGGTCAGCGCCAGCGACACAGCCATCGCCCGAATCAACGTCGTTTTCCCTGCGCCAGCCATACCAGACAGCAGCATATGGGTCATATCCTTGGGGTCAAATTGCAGCAGCACCGGCCGGCCATCTGGCGACAACCCCAATACGGCCGTCAGCGGGGGTACATCCGGCGTTATCGCCAGCAAATCGAGCAAAGGAACAGGCGGCTCTTCCTTAAACGCCACGTCCAACTGCCAACGGCCGCCCTGCCGGCTGACCGACACGTCGGGCACGCGCAGCGCCACCTTCATTTCCCCGGTCAGGTCACGCAAACGCTCCCAGCCGGCCGCCAGGGCTGTCTGCAAATCAAAGGTAATCGCCCGCGGCGTCACCACGCCGCCAGCCAGCGCACGGCCGTTGCGCGACGCCGCATCTGGGTAGCCCATTCTGGTGGGAGCCATATCATGACGCGCCAAAACCCGCTCGATCTGCCGGGATTGAATTTCTAGCCGATGCTGCAAGCGCTGCGCCTGAAGCATTCGTCGTCGTTCTATGATTGTGGTCATCGGTACTAGAACACCAGTTCTATTCTTTAGATAAAAAAGAAGGACGGCGAGATACGGCCGTCCTTCTGTAGCAACTCCATTCAGGCCATTAAGCTGTCTGGCGCAGCACCATCATTACCTTGCCCTGCACCTGAACATCTTCTGGCTGCGCATAAATCGGCTGCATCGTCGGATTGGCGGGCTGCAAGCGGATGCGGTCGCCATCGTAATAGAAATATTTGAGGGTGGTGGTGTCCCCGGCCAGCCAGACAGCCACCATATCGCCATTCTTAGCCGTTTCTGCCTTGCGCATGATGACGATGTCGCCATCGTTGACCATCGCGTCAATCATGGATTCCCCATTAACCCGCAGGGCAAACAAATCATCCACGCGCCCTTTGAGCATGGCCGAACTGACTTCAATGGCATCTTCTTCGTCATAAACCGAAAAATCGCCGCTGCCTGTTTCAATGGGTTCGCCAGCCACAATATCGCCAACCAGCCGGATTTTGACCAGACCGGAGACGCTTTCGGCAACTTTAACGGCCGTCTCGTTGACTTTTTCGATCACCACATTGAGGAATTCGTTGGCTTTTTCGGTAAAGTTAATGCCGCGTGACACTTCAGCGTCTCGGCTCAGGTAGCCGCGCTCTTGCAAGCGGGTGAGGTTATAATTGACGACTGACGTGGAACTGATGTCCACCGCTTTACCGATTTCACGGATGGTTGGCGGACGGCCGTGTTCTTCACGATAGTCCCAAATAAACTTGAGTATGTTTTGCTGCCGCTTCGAGAGTGGCTTCTTGCTCATGGCAAATAACTCCTTGATGGACGGCCGTTTCCTATTCAAAATTAACCCAAAAGGTCGGCAGTCGCTCATTTGTTCTGTTATTATAAGCGAACAAGTGTTCGGTGTCAAGGAATTTTTACGTCAACTCTTGTGAACAGACGAACAAACAAGGACAACAAAGACGCCATGAATTTTGAAACGTATACCTTCCCCAGCCGTCGTTCCAACGTGATTGCCGCCAATGGCCTGGTGGCTACCAGCCAACCGCTGGCGGCGCAGGCCGGTCTGGATGTGCTGAAGGCGGGCGGCAATGCCCTGGATGCGGCCATTGCCACGGTGGCCACGCTGTGCGTGGTGGAACCCTGCTCCACCGGCATTGGCGGCGACGCCTTTGCCCTCATCTGGTCGGCACGAGAGCAGCGGCTGTATGGCCTTAACGCCAGCGGCCCAGCCCCACAGGCCCTAACGGCCGATTTTGTCCGCCGCCAGGGTCACGACGAGATGCCAGCGCTGGGACCGCTGCCAGTCACCGTGCCCGGAAGTTTGCGCGGCTGGCAGGCAGCCCTGGAGCGATTTGGCGCCCTGGGGCTAGACACATTGCTGCAGCGCGCCATTCAGTACGCCGAAGAGGGTTTCCCGGTGAGCCAGCGTATTGCCCGCGCCTGGGAAGCTTCGACCGAAAAAATGAGCGCCCATTCTGATTCGCGGCGTGTCTGGCTGCCAAACGGCCGTGCCCCCCGCCCTGCCGCCCGCTTCCGCAACCCTGAATTTGCCCGTACCCTGCGCACCATCGCCGAGAACGGCCCCGACGCTTTCTATTTGGGCGACATTGGCCGCCAGATTGCCCACTGCGTGCAGGTCGCCGGCGGCGTCCTGACCCAGGATGATCTGGCCGCTTACCGGCCGGAATGGGTGACGCCCATTCAAACAGGCTACGGCGCTGGCTTCACCTTCCACGAAATTCCGCCTAACGGCCAGGGTCTAACGGCGCTGCTGGCGCTGAATATCCTCAAGGGGTTTGATTTGCCCGCCCTGGGTTACGGCACGGCCGATTATTACCACGCCCTGATGGAGGCCATCAAGTTGGCGTTTGCCGACGCCCACGCCACCATTGCCGACCCACGCCAGGCGAATGTGCCGCTGGACGGACTGCTGTCTGATGGCTACGCGCAAAAACGGCGCGGGCTGATCCACATGGAGCGCGCCCAACTGCCGCTGGCCGGCAGCCCGCCGCGCCATGGCGACACCGTTTACCTGACAGTGGCCGACAACGCCGGCAACATGGTTAGCTGGATTCAAAGCCTGTACATGGGTTTTGGCAGCGGCCTGACAGCAGGTACGACTGGCGTGCAGTTGCAAAATCGTGGAGCCAATTTCAGCCTGGAACCGGGCCATCCCAACGAAGCGGCGCCGGGGAAACGGCCGTATCACACCATCATCCCCGGCTTCATTACCAAAGATGGGCAGGCATGGAGCAGTTTTGGCGTGATGGGCGGTTTTATGCAGCCGCAGGGCCATCTGCAAGTGGGTTTGAATCTGGTGGCGTTTGGCATGGACCCGCAGACAGCCCTGGATGCGCCGCGTTTTAACTGGCTGCAAGGGCTGACGTTTGGCCTGGAAACGGCCGTACCCTCCCCCATCCGCGCCGATCTGAGCCAACGCGGCCACCAGCTTCTCGCGCCGGAAACGCCGCTGCACTACGGTGGCGGGCAGGTCATCGTGCGTGACCCGGAGAGTGGAATTTTGATAGGCGGCAGCGAACCACGCAGCGACGGAACGGCCGTTGGCTGGTAGGGTAAGGCGCGTTTTGCCAGACGTGTCCGGCGCGACATACTTTTGACGCAGCGCTTATACCCTCTTAAGCCGCACGTAAGAAATCAGCGCTACACTGATTCCAACCACATAG of the Candidatus Leptovillus gracilis genome contains:
- the ggt gene encoding gamma-glutamyltransferase, yielding MNFETYTFPSRRSNVIAANGLVATSQPLAAQAGLDVLKAGGNALDAAIATVATLCVVEPCSTGIGGDAFALIWSAREQRLYGLNASGPAPQALTADFVRRQGHDEMPALGPLPVTVPGSLRGWQAALERFGALGLDTLLQRAIQYAEEGFPVSQRIARAWEASTEKMSAHSDSRRVWLPNGRAPRPAARFRNPEFARTLRTIAENGPDAFYLGDIGRQIAHCVQVAGGVLTQDDLAAYRPEWVTPIQTGYGAGFTFHEIPPNGQGLTALLALNILKGFDLPALGYGTADYYHALMEAIKLAFADAHATIADPRQANVPLDGLLSDGYAQKRRGLIHMERAQLPLAGSPPRHGDTVYLTVADNAGNMVSWIQSLYMGFGSGLTAGTTGVQLQNRGANFSLEPGHPNEAAPGKRPYHTIIPGFITKDGQAWSSFGVMGGFMQPQGHLQVGLNLVAFGMDPQTALDAPRFNWLQGLTFGLETAVPSPIRADLSQRGHQLLAPETPLHYGGGQVIVRDPESGILIGGSEPRSDGTAVGW
- the lexA gene encoding transcriptional repressor LexA — encoded protein: MSKKPLSKRQQNILKFIWDYREEHGRPPTIREIGKAVDISSTSVVNYNLTRLQERGYLSRDAEVSRGINFTEKANEFLNVVIEKVNETAVKVAESVSGLVKIRLVGDIVAGEPIETGSGDFSVYDEEDAIEVSSAMLKGRVDDLFALRVNGESMIDAMVNDGDIVIMRKAETAKNGDMVAVWLAGDTTTLKYFYYDGDRIRLQPANPTMQPIYAQPEDVQVQGKVMMVLRQTA
- a CDS encoding response regulator, with protein sequence MYERVLVIDDSEEIREFLSEYILKPKGFEVLLASNGLMGLEMAIAKEPNLMIVDQQMPRLTGLEVLEKLKERGIEIPAILATAHGSEETAVAAFRLGIRDYVIKPFDADEISESVDKALRESRLARERDQLVQQLMESNSQLQRRAQELNVLYGVGKSVASSLDLEEVLHRVVEAAVYVVGAEEGSLMLLDEDQGELYIRASKNLDSKAQSMRKRVSDSLAGKVLQTKRAIAIGNDSQWKRTHTALLVKSLIYVPLILQNRPIGVLGVTNRLKETSFDSNDTRALSALGGYATIAINNANIYSEIEREKNTLSAVMDLSDNPIIVIDSKNRLLLSNSAARKHLGFAAGENPIGQMIDDVVQGEILDFIHQSQGTGTTLEKHLVANSGQRFKAEITLIEGGNRSILLEPLA